From a region of the Helianthus annuus cultivar XRQ/B chromosome 5, HanXRQr2.0-SUNRISE, whole genome shotgun sequence genome:
- the LOC110943491 gene encoding uncharacterized protein LOC110943491 — protein sequence MATAVVSGDTSSTIKEKPKDEIKEYYDCRYISACEASWRIFSNEVHYRYPAVMRLPFHFPGQQNVVYGADDDIDNVLSKPSVASSIFVQWMKLNKTNEDAKKLTYVEFPSKFVWILKDRCW from the coding sequence ATGGCTACTGCGGTAGTTTCTGGTGATACAAGTTCAACCATCAAAGAAAAGCCAAAAGACGAGATCAAGGAGTATTATGATTGTAGATATATTTCAGCTTGTGAGGCATCCTGGAGAATATTCTCTAATGAGGTTCATTATAGGTATCCTGCTGTTATGAGGCTTCCCTTTCATTTTCCGGGCCAACAAAATGTTGTGTATGGTGCGGATGACGATATTGATAATGTTTTAAGCAAGCCTTCTGTTGCTTCTTCAATATTTGTGCAATGGATGAAGTTGAACAAGACAAATGAAGATGCTAAAAAGCTGACTTATGTTGAGTTTCCTTCCAAATTTGTTTGGATACTTAAAGATAGATGTTGGTAG